agtttcctgacccagggatcgaacccaggtctcccacattgcaggcggatgctttaccttctgagccacctatGTGTGTtttaccaccccccccccaaaaaaaagaggggaaaatgaGATCAGAGATGGAGAAGGATTTACAGAAATTCTACCAAAGGCCTTCCTTTGCGGGGTGGTGATGAAAATGTCATGGAAGCAGACAGAGGCGGCAGTTGCCCCATACCGTGTATGTCCTAGATGGCTCTGAACTgttcactgcaaaaaaaaaagtcaatttggGTAATGTGAATTTCaccacaataataataaaaaaaagcccAACAACCCTCAATCAAGTCATTGGGGTCCCGGGGTGGAGATCCTGGTCCCTGCCCATTTCAGCATGGGCTTCCGGCTCTTCTCTGCAGGTACTGGCCCCACGGCCTGAAGACTTCATGTGGCCCTGATGTGTTCAGTGGCAGCTCCTACCCAGGGGTGCAGTCGTACATGATCGTTCTCATGATCACGTGTTGCTTCATCCCGCTCAGCGTCATCATCCTTTGCTACCTGCAAGTGTGGCTGGCCATCCGAGCGGTGAGCGCCTCACCCTTGCGGCTTCCCTCCTGCCGGCAGGATCTTGCAGGCCGGGGGAAGCCACAGAGGACTGCACAGTCTGCTCTCCTGCCTCCAAACCAGACGTGAGGCTCCCTTGGCCCTGCCTGTACAGGGTGGGCAGGGACGGCCCCCCTCTCTTTGTGGAGGGACCCAAAGCTGACCCCGGGAAGGTGGGTGCGGAGGAAAGCTAGCCACAGACGGCCAGATCCCAAAGCAAAACCTGCAAAGCAAGAGGTGTTTTCAAAAGGCTGCCACCTGAGGGCTCCCATCACAGGGCTGTCCAAGGGGTGCATTCACACCCTCCTCCCTGAGAAGCTggtcccctcccccccaccccactacCGGGGTGCAGGAAATCAGAGCAAGGCAGGAGAAGGGCTTCTGAGAACTCTGCACTCCCCTGAGTTGCCCGAACCACCACACAGAAGTTGTGCCTTTGTCAATCAGCTTGGCCTGAAGGTGCCTCCCGGGCCTGGCACACAGAGTCGGAGGCCTCTGGGATGGTGCCTTTCCTCTCCAAAGCGGCTTGTGCCCACAATCGGCTCAGCATGAGCTGTCGCAGCTCTTTGTGGAGGGGAGGTCATCTCGGCTGAGATaagctcccctccccctgccttcagcCTGTGATTTGCTCCCCCTTCtcgctgcccacccccacccccggttGGCAGTCAGGGATCAGAAGCAACTTAGCTGACTTCCATGGACAGCCACACACAACTTGGGCTGGGTGAGTCATGAGCTGTGGAATCTGGGCTACAGGACACACCCCAGCCATCAGTCACCCTTGAGACCTGACCATGGGGTGGGGCAGTGGGGCGGGGGACACACTCTGATAAGGGACCAGAGGAGGCTGGAAACAGCCTCTTTagctccttccccacctcctgatGGGAATCAAGCGAAGCCAAGGGCATGGCAGGTGTTAGCCAAGCTCCGCTCAAAGCCTCTAAGAGCTCCCACAAGACCAGCCCTGGCCAGGCCAGGCACTCCTTTAGGtgggagtactggagtgggtggccatttccttctctgggggatcttcccaactcagggatcaaacccgggtctcccacattgtaggcagacgctttaccatctgagccaccagggaagtcagcagCAGTGAATCTCCTGAGATACCCCTCACGGTCCCCAGGATGATTCTCCATCTCTCCCAGGTGGCAAAGCAGCAGAAAGAATCTGAGTCCACCCAGAAGGCGGAGAAGGAGGTAACCCgcatggtgatggtgatgatcttTGCCTACTGTCTCTGCTGGGGGCCCTACACCTTCTTTGCCTGCTTCGCCGCTGCACACCCCGGCTATGCCTTCCACCCTCTGGTGGCTGCCCTGCCAGCCTACTTTGCCAAAAGTGCCACTATCTACAACCCCATTATCTATGTCTTCATGAACCGCCAGGTAAGGCACACAGTTGGCAGAGCAAACTGCAGATAGACCCGGGAAGAGCCCAGTGATGGCTCCCACCAGGAAGTGTGTCTGTGGGAAGCCTGAAAATGACCTTTGGGAAAATAACCTTGGCAGGCTCAGCACCAGTGACCCAGCCCCAGACAGCCGTCCCTCTGGATCCTTTTATGGTCTGGGCCTGACAGTGGGCACTTCCTGCAGGGCACTATGTGTTCGTGCCCATCCCATTGGCTGGCCTTAGGTGAGCCCGGAGCTCAGACACCCTAGGATTGCCAGAATGCATCTAGCATACAAAGTACCCTGGGCATGTGCGTCTTGATTTCACAGACACAACTCTTCTCACGAACTTAATCTTTCCATATTCAAACCCTAATTCTGACAAGGACACAGAGGCCCTTCTTGCCTGTGCTGACTTTTGGCCTTCTTAACTTTGTGGATCAGTCCAGGCAGGACATGCTGTGGTCTTGCCAGATGGCAGCCATCAGAAGCTGGCATATTGAGCCTCAGCAGTAAACTGCCCATGACTCCTAGACTTCTTGCAAAGTTACAGGTGACCATCATCACCTAACTGTAAGGCCCATCATCTTTGATAGGCCATTTGCCTTATTCTTCCACAAATCCATCATGTCCACTCCACTAAGGTGTCGAGTAGATGTGATGTGGCTTGATAATCAGAAAGGTCTGCGGGTCAGAATACCACTCTCCCAGGGGCCTCGCATCTCACCATGGTAATGTTTAGGTTATCGAGTATGACCAACACCACTATGGAGTCCCCAGGACTTCACACCAAGAGCAGAGCTCACCCCTCGGCCCCCATTTCCTGTCTTTCCCATGGGTCTCTTCTGAGGTTTGGCTTTCGCTTGTGGAATCCTAGGCCAtctttgtcttttattgagcTTTTCCATTCTCCCCTCTGGAACTCGCCCTCCTCTACCACTGTCTGCATTCCCAGATTCTCCAGGCTTTCGAACTTTGCTTTCACCCTTTCCACACTGTTATCCCTTCCTGTTGCATTCAGAGAGAATTTTCTGGAATGGAGCTCCACAAGGACATGAAATGTTGCTCTTTTGATTCAATGCAGATGCCCCAAGGACACATGGGTTCAGTGTGGGTGCTCAGTATATAGATGCTGAATGTGTGGCCAATGGATCCCTCAGCCTCATCTGCTGGGTCTTCAGCTGAGTCTGTTCTGCTGCTCAGCCCAATTCTGGTGTTACTGACTTCAACAATTATGTTTTTGTTAGAGTTTTGATGTTGGAGGTAGTCAAGAACAGGCCCCAAATATATAGGAAACGCCTCTGCTTTGTATTCTCAAATCATTGTTTTTAACTCAGTCATGAGATATAATCTGGGAAATGCATACATCCCATTAGGGGTTCAGTAGCAAagagcagagggcttccctggtagctcagctggtaaagaatctgcctgcaatgcaggagaccccagttcaattcctgggtcaggaagatcccttggagaagggataggctacccactccagtattcttgggcttccctgatggctcagacagtaaagaatctgcctgcagtgcaggagagctgggttcaatttctggattgggaagatccccttaaggagcacatggcaatccattccagtattctggcctggagaatccccatggacagaggagcctggtgggctacagtcagcggggttgctaagagtcagacacaaatgagcgactaagcacagcacagcatggatCAGAGTCCTCCTGATGCCAGAAGACTCTTGGTTGAAAAGATGAGGTGGGCTCTTGCCTACCTAATCCTCATTTGGCCCCTTGTTGACAGAACAGAAACAAGACAACAGTCACTTTCCTTTTCACTAGAATGCCTCTGAGACTCTCCCAGACATTGGCCCCTTAGCTGGGATCATCTTTCGTCACTGTATATGTTTTGTGGGGCtgtcataacaaagtaccacaagcTAGGGGTGTTCAAACAATAGAAATCTATTCTCTCTTGGTTTGAGATCAGGGTGTGGGCAGGGTTGGTTCTTTCTCCTAGGTCCTGACAGGTACCCATAACCTCTGGTGTTCCTCGCGTTGGAGATGAGTCCCTGTGATCTCTGCCCTTTACCTTCGCATGGTGTTCTTCTGTGTCTGAATCCAAATTGCCTTCTTTTCCTGAGGACATCTGTCATTGGATGAGGGCCCACCCTACTCCAATATGACCTCATGATAATATGCACCTTAATCATATCTCTGAAgagttatttccaaataagatcacagttACAGGCTCCAAGGATTAGGACTTGAACATATCTTTGGAGGAACACAATTTGGcccacagtgctgctgctgctgctaagtctcttcagttgtgtccgactctgtgtgaccccgtagacggcagcccaccagtctcccctgtcactgggattctccaggcaagactactggagtgggtttccatttccttctccaatgcatgaaagtgaaaagtgaaagtgaagtcgctcagtcgtgtccgactcttcgcgaccccatggactgcagcctaccaggctcatctgtccatgggattttccaggcaaggtactggagtggggtgccattgccttctccgttgggcCACAGTAGTCACCATCAACGGGTCAATTAGATAACTCAGATAATCGAATATTCAGGGATAGACTATCCACCTGTGCAAGGAGTAACTGGAGCCTTCCTCCATTCTCCTTGTAGATTCTGAATGTGtaagctgtcagttcagttcagttgctcagttctgtccgactctttgtgaccccatggactgcaacatgccaggcctccctgtccatcaccaactgccagagttcactcaaactcatgtccattgagttggtgataccatctagccatctcatcccctgtcgtccccttctcctgccttcgatctttcccagcatcagagtcttttccaatgagtcaattcttctcatcaggtggccaaaatattggagtttcagcttcaggccTCATAAGCCATCAAGGTGACACATAAGGACTGCTGTCCTCACAGGACCCCTCCATTGCATTTAGCCTAGCACACTGGCCCTACCTGCTCTGCTATTCAATAACCCTTTCTGTCCTGCCAGTTTCGAAACTGTATCTTGCAACTTTTTGGGAAGAAGGTGGATGACAGCTCTGAACTCTCCAGTGTTTCCAAAACAGAGGCATCATCTGTCTCTTCAGTGTCACCTGCATGAGTCTCTGCCAGCCCTAAAAACGAAAACGCCTGCCTCCCGAAAACGGAAAACAGAACCTGTCCCCACCTCCAGGGCTTTGGCCCCCATccaccccgcctccccacccTTCCTTCTCCATCGCTGTGAAATAATCGTAGTTTCTCTTTGCCAAAAACAACCATGTCACAGGGGCTGCCACTACCATTTGGGGGCAACTGAGCCTCTGAGCATTGGGTCACTGGGTCACGGGAGGGCACGCAGGGTAGAGAGGGGTGCAGTACTCCAGAGATGTTCATCTTTTATAAGCCTCCTGTCTGCAGGTGGGAAAGAGAAGCGTGAAGCAGGTGGGCATCACCAGGCTGCCAGGGATGAACCAGGAAAGGCAGAGCTGAGCAGTGGCCATCTGGAGAGGTGGGAGCAGCTAGTGAAGCCAGGCCCTTTAAGGCCCCCTGGGTGGAAGCTGAGAGGTCCTGGCAAACCGTCTCCACCTGGAGGGGACCCAGGCCTGCCAGTCGGGGGCAGAGATGGTGTGCCACTTCTGCCAGGCCAGGGTGCTGAGCCCAAGGAGCAGGAGCATGGTGCAGGTGTGCAGGCGCaagtgcagcagcagcagggggcagGCATAAATGCCAGACAGCAGGACCAGAAGCACCGTGGCCAGCATCAGCAGCAGGCTCATCAAGTGGCACAGCATGTCCTAGGGCCAGCTCTGTGGGTGCTCTGTCAGCCCCAGCTGGGTCACCTGCTGCAGAGCCTCGAGCTTGCCCATGCGGTTCTTGAAGGTCTCCATGACCTCCTGCAGGAGGAAGACCGTGAAGCTGGGACCCCACATCCCCACTGCCCAGGAGCCGGAGAGTCACAGATTGTGCCCGAGTTCCCAGATTGCCTAAGCCGGCCCCGGCTCCGGGGGAGGGCAGCATGATCATAAAGACCAGGCGCTGCAggggcacagtgccaggcacgaTCCCTTCCCTGGGCTCCGGGGGTGTCAGAGCAGACTCCCTCATCTTCTGCTGGCCTGGTCCCTATCAGCACCTCCTTATCAGCCATTTCTCACAAAGGTCCCCCAGGGCTGCTCACCCAGATCTCCTTGGCTCTCTCATAGGACAGGTAGACCATTCTCTCCTTGGTGCAGGCCAGGTTCTGTTTGAGGTGGTAAACCTCGTCCAGGTGCCCCTGCAGATGCCCATTCACCTGTCCTTCCAGCAGCACTTGTCTTGGGAGCAAAAGACAGTGACAGGCCCTGAGTGACCCTGCTCAAAGCCACACTAGATGTAGCTTCAGAACAcgccttcctcctctctcctcaagCTGCGGTCaaaccctgcctcctcctccaggtcGGTCTCAGAACACCCCAGATGCAcatcagccacacacacacacacacacacacacacaccctgatatTCATGAATCTTTCATATATATAGTCACTCTTTTGTAATGGCTTTACAAAAATAGTAATATATGAGAAGTAGAAATCGAGATCTAAACTGCCTGTGTATGCcattaaattccatatatatatacacacacatacatatacacctaCCCCAGTGTTTCGTGTGCAGTAGCTCTTCCCTAAAAATCATCTGTTGATTATCAGGATTGAACAGTCTCAAAAATCCACATAACTGTATGATTCCATGGATAGGAAATGTCCAGCATAAGCCAATCCATAAAGACAGAAGCAAATTTGTggtttctggaggctggaggagagaggaggtggggagtCACTGCTAGTGGGGATGGAGTTTCTGCTGGGAGGGATGATAGGGTCCCAGACTGAGACAGTGGTGACTACAGCACAGCTCTGTGAATATGATAAAAACACTGAATACAACAaaaacactttaaatgggtgaattgtatgggatgtcaattatatctcaataaagctgttattaaaacagaaaccaaaattgaaTTGTGGTAGTGGTTACACAACTAAGTAAATTTAATAAAGCTCATTGAAACATACagttaaaatggtacattttatggCATGTAAGTAATATCTCAGTAGAcctattaaaaaaacacacaaaacatcaCTACCTGTTGTTTACAGCCACATATTTAAGTAGCAAAAGTCTAAAAATATGTCTGGAAAAACTAAGCACCCAACAAGGATAGCAAGGTGGGAAGAAGGGGGGAAGGTGAAGGGGAGAGTTTCAAACAACTCATCTTTTaagcttttatttcttaaataaaatttgaatatgttaaGATTTGAGAAAGCTGGGGGTGGGCAGATAACCTTGACCAAGTTATTCTCTGCTTTCCCTGGGTTTGGAATATTTCATGATGTCAAAAAACCCTCTGAGGTCCCTCATTTGGGCACCAGCAAAGATGGGCTGGAAAGACACAGGCCAGACAGCTTCCAGCTCTTTAAGGAAAGCTGAGGAAAGCCTGACCAGAGCCAGGGTGACAACGCTGGATACCAGTGGGGGCCTGGAGCCCTGCAGAGAAGCAGAGGCAGGGATAGGAACTGGGAAGTGAGAAGTTCAGTTAGGTCCTGTTCAGGGACTTGACTGGCGTGCCGTGGAGATGGTCCCCAGGCAGCTGAGAAGCTGAAACACTCATTTGTGGAAGCCAGTTCATCAAGAGCCAGCTCATGATGGTATTTCAAGGAATAGTCCATCAATCTCTGCCCTGTTCCCTGTTGAGAAGAGATTGGTCTGACAACCTGACTGAGACTACCGCCcacagagaaggggagagagtggGGTGTCCACCCTGAAAGCAGATTCCCCCATGGCTGTCCTTCCATTCACATATGGGATGGCGATGCAAGGACATTCAAGATATCTACCACGTTCAAGTGTATATTCATGAATATATTCTTCATGAAGACGaaattagcaagtggattcttcattAATATATTTCTAAGAACAAATGACTATACTCTTACACACATTCTTGCAGAAACTGTTGAATAAGACAATATTAACATGTAAGGCTGTTCCCTCTATCTCCCCTTATCAGTGGGGCCACAGTAGGGTCCTGGCTTGTGACACGTTCCTCCCTTGGTCAAGGACTCCTCTCTGTCTGGCTCCTACAGCCACAGAGGTAGAAGCACCACCATGGAAAATGCTCTTATGAGGGCAAAATGATGGTCGGTCAACCAAAATGCCCCTCAAATTCTTCCAAAGCTGTTAAGGACCCTGTCTGATACAAATGGCCTCAAACATCATTGCTGCTGCAGAAAAGTATATTCTTGTTCATAGCTGAGGATGGGCTTTGACAAACTGAGCTAGAACCTAACAGCCTGAAACATAGAGAAGTCTGAGATGGAGAGACTGAGGTGGGAAGGATGAAGCGGGCCAGATGGGGTAACCTGGTAGAGACAGAGAAACTCCTCCAAGCTCATGTGGTATATCACGCACATCCTTAGAAGTGGAGGCAGCAGCAATGGTCACACCCAGAGGAAAAGGGCATGTGAAGATGgagcacagggaaggggaaggtgccggcctggaagactgcagtgaCAAGGCCACAAGCTAAGGAAGCCAGCAGCCCCGAAAGCTGGGAGAGGCTAGAAACAGATTCATCCTTCCAGAAGGGATGCAGCCCCACCCACACACTGACTTTGACTTCACTGtgctgacctccagaactgagagaatccATCTCTGTTGTTTGAAACTGCTAAGTTTGGGATACTTTGTTAGGATGGCCAGACGAAAGCCCTCCAACTGCATCTAGTGGGGAGAGAACAGGGATGTGGCTAAACAGCCCACAACACGTGGCACGGCCTCAGTACTGGCATTTTTGAATCACCTGGTCAAAAATGCCAGTAGTGTTGAGGTTGAGAAAAAAACTGCGCTTTGGTGACATCATCTAGAGTTCTCGTCCACTAGGTGACACCTGAGTTTAGGAGCCTGAAACTTCAAAGACTGACCCTACCACCAAATATTGGCAAGAGTGTGCAGCAACTCAAACTCTCACAGACTCCAaatgggaatgtaaagtggtaggatcatgcaggagacctgggttgggaaggttgattcctggatgggaagatcttctggaggagggcatggcaacccactccagtatccttgcctggagaatcccatggacagaggagcctggagggctacagtccatggggttgccaagagttggacatgactgagcaactaagcacagcacatgctgGAAAAGTTGCTTTAGATGTTGATCTGGCAATTCCACATATAAAAGCGTATGTTCACAAAAAGACATGCATAGTGTTCACAGTAGCTCTACTCCTCACAGCCCTAACTGGTAGCAAATGAATGGGTCAATGCACTGCGTTCACATCACAGAGCACTGCTGGACAAGAAGGAATGAGCCACTCCTGCGTGCAATGCGGATAAATCTCAAAATCATTACACTACGTGAAGAAGACACAAAGTCTGATATAATATATgcttccatttacatgaaatgtaccAGAACAGACAAATCCAGAGACGGAAAACAGATTGGTAGTTaccaggggctgagggaaggCAAATGGGGCATGGCAGTGTCTCTTTCCAGAGTGATGAAAACATTGGGGAACTATTATTGATAGATGTACTTTTCATTGCACAATACTGTGAATGCACTGAATgccattgtacactttaaaatcaGCAATTTTAGCCTTTCCAGCAGTAACAACCTCCCTGTGAGAACATGCCTCTCAAAAGGAtctctctcatctctctccaGAAGACAATAGGAAACACAAGAAGAAGCATCTGGTGCAGAGCTCCAATTCCTATTTCATGGATGTGAAATGCCTAGGATGTTATAAAATCATCACTGTCTTTAGCCATGCACAAACGGTAGTTCTGTGTGTTGGCTGCTCTACTGTCTTCTGCCAGCCTACAGGAGGAAAAGCAAGGCTTACAGAAGGCTGCTCCTGCAGATGGAAGTAGCACTAAAAGTAACCTGTATCAAGAGGAATGGGAAACTGTCCCAATAAACATGTtttggataaaaaataaaacaaaattaataacttTGTGTTTTGTCAATTTTCtctcaattgaaaaataaaatagcccTCTTGAAAGCAAATACATATAACCTGTGAGAAGTGTCACAGAACTCTCTAGTTTGAAACCTTAGTTTGTGACACACCAGAGAAGACATGACAATTGCAGGGGCCTGGGTAGTGCCCAGCTCTGGACACCAGGTGACACTTCATTGAGCTGAACATATGCCCTTGTGCCTGAGACTCTGTTTCCCCATCCGTAAAGTGGGTGCTGAATGGTACAGGTGATCAATGCTACACGCTCCCTGTTGTCACTGTTAGCCCATTCACCATTTCTCTCAAGAAATCTGAGTCTTATGgacctgctttttgtttttaatgtatatta
This Budorcas taxicolor isolate Tak-1 chromosome X, Takin1.1, whole genome shotgun sequence DNA region includes the following protein-coding sequences:
- the LOC128069840 gene encoding long-wave-sensitive opsin 1 isoform X2: MVFVVIASVFTNGLVLAATMRFKKLRHPLNWILVNLAIADLAETIIASTISVVNQMYGYFVLGHPLCVVEGYTVSLCGITGLWSLAIISWERWMVVCKPFGNVRFDAKLATAGIAFSWIWAAVWTAPPIFGWSRYWPHGLKTSCGPDVFSGSSYPGVQSYMIVLMITCCFIPLSVIILCYLQVWLAIRAVAKQQKESESTQKAEKEVTRMVMVMIFAYCLCWGPYTFFACFAAAHPGYAFHPLVAALPAYFAKSATIYNPIIYVFMNRQFRNCILQLFGKKVDDSSELSSVSKTEASSVSSVSPA